Genomic segment of Sodaliphilus pleomorphus:
AGCCTCGATTTTTTCTCCCCCTCTCGCGCTCACCCCTGGAACAAATCGCCCTGGGTCGGTTCGGGTCGTGGCTCCTCGTAGTCTTCTTCTACACCACCAGTCACAACTTCGAGGTTGATGCCGTATGTGTCACGCAGCATGGCATAGTCGAAACAATAGGCACGGTCAACGCTGTCGGTAGCTTTCACCTTGTCGTTGCCGAACTCATCCTTTTCGATGGTCGTTTCCTGGCGTCCATCGATAATGTTCTTGAAGCGCACCGAGCGTTTAAGTCCGATGTAGGCTTTAGACTTCTCAAGATAGTAGGCAAGCGTCTCGGCCGGCAGTGTGTTGTCGCCAACCAGCTTGCCATTGCGCTTGTAGAGCATGAAGATGCGGCTCTTGCGGAGCAGCAGCACCGGTTTAGGCTGAGCCCACTCGATGACATTGGTCGTGTCGCATTTGAAGCGTTGAACATATCTGATTTTGAAGTCGCTGTCCTTGAAAATCTTGCCGTCTTGCAGCAGGTATGCCACCACATTCCAGAAGCTGGCCAGTTCATTGCTGGTCTTGCATTCGCTGTTCTGCAACAGTACATGATCTACACAGATGTTCAGCATCTCACGGTAGGTCATAGGCAAGTCGAGCACACCGGCAAGTGTTCGGAAGGCAGCCAGCGGCACGCACCAGTTGCGCAGAATGCGGTCTTGCACCTCCTCGTGTCGCGTATTCTCAACGATGTCGCTCAGTGCGGTATTGTAATTGCCGGCAAACTCCGATTCAAACTTAGCCCGGTGTTGCAGGATTTTGAGTGTGATGTGAGACAGTCCACGTTTGCGGATATCCTTCAGCTCTTCAAACTTGCGTTTAGCCTCAGAGCTGAATACACTTTGGTTAAAAGTGAGAAAAATGACACGTGTAAAGAGAGCGATGTCAGCGGTCGGCATCTCCTGTCCGCTCAGGATAACTCCACAGTCTACCGATGTTATCTCACGTTTTTTGTCGCGGTCCATGTTCATGCGGCTGCGGCCGCTGCCATCCCAAAGACCCTTGAGAAACTCGATCTTCAGGTAGTCGATATCATTCTTGTATTCATCGATATGCACGAGCGCGTTGGCACATTGTGCGATAACGTCGGCCAGGGCTGGCACCGTCGAGTTCTGAATGTTAGGAGGCGTATTGTCGATGATAAAGAACGACATCAGCGAGTGTCCCAGCTCGCTCTTGCCGCTGCCCACCGGCCCAAACAGGTTGAGAATAGGGAACGACTTGGTGTAGCCAGCCACCACGTCGCGGAAAAGCGTGGCCAGGAGGAAGCAGATGCCCACCTTGCCATTGTCGCCAAACACATCGATCAGTTTCTCGGTGTAGTCGTGCAGCGAGATGCCTCCCAGGGCGAGGTGCACAAAGCGTCGTTCGAAGGCAAATAGTTTCGTTTCGTCGCGGTAGATGCGGCTATTGGCTGGGAGGTAGTAATTGCCCAACTCTTTGCCGAGCCTCACGATGCCATAGTCGTCGGTATCATACCAGTTGCCATTATAGAAGCAGCCGTTGCCCCACGCAAAGAAGCCCTTGCGCTGCCACCCCAGCTGAGTAATCTCGATGGCGGTTTCGGTTTTCTCGTAGAGGTACATTTTCAGTTTAGTGAGATGTTCCTCCTTGGCCAGCCAGATGAAGTTGCCCAGCCCCTCGACCTTCTGTTTAAACTTCTGTATAGAGCACAGGTCCTCCTGCTTGAGTTCAATGATTTCAGAGTAGTTGCGGTAGTTGGTGATGCGATAGAGGCGTTTAGGCCACAGCGGGTCCTTGATATGGAACATCGGCTCCATGACGAAATTGCTCCACTGGTATTCTCCATCCTTGCCTATTGACCAATAGCAGTGGCCGCTCTCGTAGAAGCCATATTTTGCGAGTAGTTCCTTGTTAAGCATCTGCGCCTTGTCGCCCGACACTTTTTGCTCTTTATTCGCTTTGCGCGCGGCGGCCAATGCAGACTTCCACAGTGCTTTGTCGGGGTATAGTTTTTGCAGTTGTTTGAGCAGCATCTGCACCTTGACATCATCTTTTATGATAGCAAGTAAGTTTGCTATCTCTGTGACGACTGCGCTTTTGTCCTCGACCGTCTCAGCCGGTTCAAACAAAATCTCTCCATACCAAACGACAAAATCTTTCTCCTCAATCGAGGCCAGCACAGCTGCGCTGGTGATAAAGCTGTCGGGGTCACGCTTCTCATCGGCCAGCGGCGGTATTTCTCTAACGGTAACGCCCAGTCCGGCCCGCAGCGCTATCATACCGTTGGCACAGACAAACCTTTTGCCTGCTCCCATCTTTTCGCCCCGTTTCGGAGGGTCAGCGTCGGGAATAAAGCACACCCGGTTGGCATGGCGTTTCAGTTGCTCAAAATGAGCAGTGCTCCAAGCCCCACCCAGCGAGGCCACCGTGTTGGTGACACCCACACTTTGCAGCTTGATCACGTCGGGCGCACCCTCGACGAGAAAGAAAATATCCTCTTTGCGTGCCGTAGTGATAGCGTTGTCGATGCCGAAGATAGTAGATTTCTTCTCGTAGACCAAGCTTGTAGGGCTGTTGATGTATTTAGCCTTGCTTTCGCCCAGAGCTCGTGCGGTAAAGCCGATGATGCGCCTGAAGCGGTCGCGTATGGGGATCATCAGCCGGTCGCGGTAGAAGTCGTAGATTTCGCCGTGCTCGTCGCGTCTGAGAATACCGAGCTCGACCATCAGCTCGATAGGCTGCCCGGCAGTCTTGGCCGCCTTGTAGAGCGAGTCGCGCTGGCCGTCGGCATAACCGATACCGTTTTCGGACACATATTCAGCCCCCCAGCCCCTTTTTTCTACGGCATAGTTAAGCGCGAAGCGTGCCTTGTCGTTGTCGCCAGCGATAGCCTTGGCGTAGAATACACCCGCCCACTGGTTAATAGCAAGCATGCTCTCGCGCTTCTGCTGCTCTTGGATCTGCTGAGCTGTTTTTACGTCATGCGTTTCTTCGATAGTGATGCCGTATTGGTGCGCCAGGTCCTTCACCGCCTCAGGAAAGGACAGGTGCTTGTACTTCATCACAAAGTTAATTACATCGCCGCCATTGTCACCTTGGGGACAGCCCCCGAAGCAGTGCCACGTCTGTGTGCGCGGGTTGACGTGGAACGACGGCGTGCGCTCGTTGTGGAAGGGGCAGCAAGCCTTGTTGCCCCTGCCGAGTCGCCCCATGCAATGTTCGACAACCTCTACAATATCGGCACGGCTCAGCACCTGCTCTATATCTCTTTCGCTAATCATGGCATTACTTTAAGTTGATATTGAACGCATACAGGTCAGCATTGTATGTGCCGTTAGCGTTCAGGCACACTCCGCAGCTATTCCAGCGCACCTTTCTGCAATGTTTGCGGAACTCTCCGCGCACCTTGCGTTTAGTAGGTACAGTGACAGTGCCGATGACCACATTGACGCAGCCGTTTCTTAGATAGATTTCTTGGAAGTCAATGTCGTGGCGATACTTCACGGCATCTTCCCAGTCTCTGATTTTATAGGTCTTTGTTATCATGTTATTCAGCATTTTGGAAGTGGGCGATTATCTGGTTAGTGTGTTTGAAGTGAAGTCGGGCCTTGATGTTGGCCACGTGTCTGGACACAGTGTAGACCGAGATTTGCAATTTGTTGGCCACCTCGAGCTTGTCATAGCCCTTGCCCAGCAGCAGCGCCACCTCGTGTTCACGAGGTGACAGCGTCGATTGCAATTGAGGCCGGCACACGCAGCCCTCGAGGCGGCATTCTCCGCGCAGCGGGCAATGCACCTCTTCGATGTGGAAGCCGCCCATGGCGTCGACGTCGTGGCGTAGCGTGTCATATTCTCCAAAATTGCAGCGGATGAAGCGGTGAACGATGCGGTATTCGTATAGCAACCGGTTGCGTTCACTGGTAGAATAGAGAGCGCTCAACGCTTTGAAGGCATCGGGGTAAAGTTCTTTGATGGTGATGATCATTTCCTCGATGAGCTTGCGGCAGCTCTCGTCAAGGACAAACATCGGTTTGCCCTCGGGTTTGCAGCACACCGACCCGTCGGGTGTGTTGTAAAATTCAATCTTGTCTATCATAGCTAATGGTGTTAATGAGTTCAGTCAATGCGTCAATCTCAAGTTGTTTGAGGTTGCCGTGCTGCATTTTGTAAAAGAAGGTGCTGCGTGACCAGCCAGTGATGGACATCGCTTTTTGGCGGAACTGAATCTTTTTGTATTCAGGCAGTTCTCGGTAGTAGTCAATTATAACCATATCTCAAAAATATTATCGAATTATTTTGTCAGTCCAAAACTTTTGTCCTAATTTTGGACTGCAAAACTACAAAAGATTTTGCAAAACCAATAATATATTGTTGGTTTTATGATGTTAAATTTAATTAATATTTTTGGTTTCTATGTATAATGGTCAAGTAATCAATGTATTGCTAAAGGAACGTGGTTTGCGGGCCAAAGATTTATTGGAGCATCTACAGCTACAGTCCAATGGCTCAATTACGTCGCTCGTCAAAGGCAACCCCACCGCCGAAAGGCTTGAGAAAATTGCAGATTTTTTTGATGTGCCCATCGACACGCTGTTCCAGCGAGCCAAAAATTATGGCTACAATGTGATTGGAAATTCCAACAATGTAGCCAGCATAACGATTGGCGAGCTCAAGGGCAAAGCCCAGGCTCAGGACAGAATCATCGAGGAAAAGGACAAAAGAATTGCGCTCCTCGAGGACATGATTGCCCTATTGAAGCAGCAGTTGGAGACGTCAAAATCATAGACGGGTTATAGACGGTAATGCGCAAAATCCAGAATGCAAATGGTTGATGTTTAGACCAACGGAAGAGTGACGGAATCGAAAAAATATTCTTGTCCTCTCCGCCACACCAAGGGCAACAAGTTGCACAGCAACGAGTTGCCCTTGATTGGTTTAAACCCCATAGACGCCCCGTAGACGCACCATAGACGACTCCCAGCAAATTCCATAGATACATACTGAGTGGGAGGGTTGTTGTTGCTTGCCTTGCACAGTTTTAGCGGCCGGTGTAGTCGGCCCAGCCGTCGATGTATCCATCGTCGTAGCCCTCGGTGTAACCTCCCAGATAGTCGCAGCGGTCCTTGCCGCTCAGTCTTGTGCTCGGATTGAAGTCGTCCTCATAGGCTTCCCCGTAGACACCGTTGTAGTAGCCATCGTAGTAGCCATCGTCGTAGCCCATCTCGTAGTAACTGCTCATGCGATATTTTTTCTTCTTTGATGTTTTCTTCTTCTTGCGGTTGTTTACTTTCTTGTTTTTTTTCTTCTTGCCTTTGCTTGTTGTCGACGATGCAAGAGTGATGGCACCCCCTGTCGTTACCAGGCCGGCAATCGGTGTGAGCACTTCGGCTTCCTCTCGATTGCTAATATATCAACTGACGCTGAAATATTCAAGAAAAAAAGCAACGCAAGACCTTTCTGTTACAGGATTAGAACGTTGCCGGCCCGCCTCCTGCCCCGAGGGGCTATCCACAGCGAGTTCTTTGTGTCTTACTTACTCTTCAAGAAGGTCGGCAATTTCACGGGCCTCACCGCGGCTGAATCCGCGAGCGACAATCACATTGCCGCCCTTCGACTCGATGATAATGTCGGCAAACAGCAGGTGCTGCCGCACCGACACGCTACCCACCGAGCTCAACCTGATTTTCGTCTCCTTGTAACCAATCACGCGCGACTTGCGGTAAATCACAAACTCGTCGGTGATAATCAACTTGTCGGGGAACACCGCATTTCCGTCGCCCGACACCCGACTTGCCGTAAACTCGTATGCCATAATTCAAATATTTTAATTGTAAGCACAGCGATGCATAATTGCCTCGAAATCACTAATCGTCAATTGCTCTTTTAATTCATCAATTTGCCGTTTGATATACTGGATTGTTGACAATTCAACCGTAAATATATAACATTTTTCTTATTCGCAAGGCTTTTTGTTATGGTTTTTTTCAGAAAGTGGTGATTTTGCAGTGGATTTCACATCCCGCTCATCAATAATTTATACCTTTGTGGCATAAAATGAAATCATTATGACGAGAGATGAATTACTGCATGGCGGAGCAAGAGAATATTTGGGAGTCGTACAAGGTCATCATTCAGCGGTTACGTTTGTATGTTGATAATCCGTTTGTGGCACGGGAAGGCGGATTTGCCGATGAGGACAACTCGCAACTCTTGTCCTCTCCGCCACACCAAGGGTAACGAGTTGCACAGCAACGAGTTGCCCTTGATTGGTTTAAAGGCTGTAGACGCACCATAGACGACTCCCGGCAATTTCCATAGATACATACTGTGTGTGGGAGGGTTGTTGTTGTTTGCCTTGCACAGTTTTAGCGGCCGGTGTAGTCGGCCCTGCCGTCGATGAATCCATCGTCGTAGCCCTCGGTGTAACCTTCCAGATAGTCGCAACGGGCCTTGCCGCGCAGTCTTGTGCTCGGATAGAAGTCGTCCTCATAGGCCCCCCCGTCGACACCGTCGTTGTAGCCATCGTCGTAACCATCGTCGTAGCCCATCTCGTAGTATCTGCTCGTGCGATATTTTTTCTTCTTTGATGTTTTCTTCTTCTTGCGGTTGTTTGCTTTCCTGTGTTTTTTCTTCTTGCCTTTGCTTGTTGTCGACGATGCAAGAGTGATGGCAGCCCCTGTCGTTACCAGGCTGGCAATCGGTGTGAGCGCTTCGGCGTTGAGGGCTGCAACAAGGCTGATAGCGATGATGGTGAGCAGGTGTCTCATGTGGTCGAGGTTTTTGTCTTGATTGGTTTTGGTTTTGTTTTTGATCAGTTGCAACGGGCGGGCTCAACTGGCAAGTGCAAATTTAGGCAATATAATGGGAGGACGCAACCATTGGGTGCTGTTTTCTTCTGGCATTGAATTTTTTTTTCGTTAGGCGTTCTCTCAGAGCCGGGCAGGGGTTGCAATGCCTTTGCCTTTATGAGTGGAAGCGTGGGTGCGTGCCGCCCGGTGCAGGCGGGGCGGGGGTTGCCTGGGTGAGGAAGATTGTCTAACTTTGCAGCGCCAATGAGAGCTGGCAAGGCCATGGCATCGGCCTGAACCGCATAGTGCTGACGATGCCTGCAATCTATAAAAAAAGGATATAAAATACAAGTATTATGTTGAAGTCATTGCTCTTTATAGGGGGCGGCAGCTTTGTGGGCGGTTGTTGCCGCTACTTGCTGTCGCAGCTGGTGGGCACGAGGTGTGTGCACGCGTTTCCCACTTCCACGTTTGTAGTCAATGTGTTGGGGTGCTTTTTTATCGGCCTGCTTTTCGGCTTGCTCGAGAAGTATCATCATGTCGACGGCAGGCTTGGGCTGTTTCTGCTGGTGGGCTTCTGCGGCGGCTTCACCACCTTTTCCACCTTTATTCAAGACAACTACAAGCTCATCGCCAGCCAGCAGCTGCTCATGCCGGCCCTCTACACGGGGTTGAGCGTTGTGGTGGGCTATGTGGCGCTCTACATAGGGCTTGTGCTGGCGCGCTGACACGTGGCCGGCCGCGCAGCAATTTGTAATAGAAAAAGTGGCATATTGTTGCCAGAATCACTAAATTTGCAGCAGTATAAATAATTTAAGTCATCTATATTCACAAGCAACAATCATGGAAGAAAAAATATCTACTCGGCAGGGTGCTTCCAGCTGCCGCCGCAAGGGCGGCAGTGGCAAGAAGACGCTTGCTGCTGTTGTGGCCGTGCTGGTGGTTGTGGCAGCCGTTGCCCTTTATCCTTATTTCTTGGCCGGAGCCCCCAAGGGCGGCACCATCTATGTGCGCCCGGGTACCAGCCTCGAGGCTTTGCACGACTCCATAGCCCGGCACATAGGAGAGCCTTATGCCGGCCGTGTCGTGAAGCTGCTTTCGTGGAGCAAGGCCCGCATTGCCGAGCGCCACGGCGCCTTTGTCGTGACCAAGGGCGAGTCGGCAGCCCGCCTGGCCCGCCAGCTGCACGGCGGCGCCTCGAGCAGCATCAGGTTTACGTTCAACAACCTGCGCACCAAGGAAGAGTGGATCGAGAAGGCCGGCAGCCTCTACGAGTGCGGCCCCGAGGCCTTCAGACGTGCACTCAACGACCCCAAGCTGTGTGCCAAGTATGGCAAGACGCCCGACAACATCATCAACATTCTCATCCCCGACACCTACGACTTCTACTGGGACGTGACGCCCGAGAAGATGCTCAACCGCATGTATGACTACTACAACAACTTCTGGAACAGCGACCGCAAGGCCAAGGCGCAGAAGCTGGGGCTCACGCCCGACCAGGTCGAGATCATCGCCTCGATTACCGAGGAGGAGACTGTGAAGCCCGACGAGCGCGGCAAGGTGGGACGGCTCTACATCAACCGCTTCAAGGCAGGCATGCGCCTGCAGGCCGACCCCACGGTGAAGTATGCCATAGGCGACTTCTCGATCAAGCGCCTCACCGATGCCATGCTCATGACCAAGTCGCCCTACAACACCTACCGCGTCAACGGCTTGCCGCCAGGTCCCATCAGGCTGCCCGAGAAGAGCACCATCGATGCCATACTCAACAGCAAGCCTCACAGCTACATGTACATGTGTGCACGGCCCGACTTCTCGGGCTATCACGACTTCACCAGCAACTACCAGGAGCACCTGTCCTATGCCCACAAGTACCAGCAGGAGCTCAACAGGCGCAACATCAAGTGATGCCCTGTTGCGGCATGTAGCCTGTTTTTAGGAAAGAAACAAAAAAAACTGCGGCACGCGCCCTTCTCCCAGTGGAGGCTGAGCTGTGCCTACATTAAGCATCGTTATCTACTCATGAAGAAATTCAAAACACTACTATTGCCTGCCCTGGCCGTGCTTGCGGCTGCCGGGCTCGGTGCCTGCCAGCCGTCGGGCAGCAAGGCGGGCGAGGAACAGTCGGCGGCTGCGCAGCCAGTCGAGTCGGCCGTCGAGCAGTCGGGAGCCGCCGCCGAGGCCTCGATCAAGGAAGATGCATCGGTCGTGACCGATGACCACCGCAGTGCCACGGCAGCACCCGTGAGCGACTACACGGGCGACGATGTGAAGCGCGACGTGGCCCTGTTCTATGCCAAGAGTCTCGAGGCCGTGAAAAAGTGCAAGACCCGCGACGAGGCTGCCGCTGCCGGCGAGCATCTCTATGAGCAGGTGCGCAAGGCCTACGACGATCCCAAGGCCTTCCAGGCCTTTGTCGACGAGATGGAGTCGGTCGAAAATGTGGAGAAGGCCAAGCAGATCGTGCGCTTGCAGCAGCGGCTGCCCGAGAAGTGATATTTTGTTGCTCCTGGGGGGCTTTTTGCGCCAGTTGTCTTGCTTTTTTGCGCTTTAGCTGAAATATACACGGCATAGTGACGCATTTATTCAATTTTTATTTGTACCTTTACCATGTCGCATGGCGGGCTCGCTGTGCCATGGCCCAGCTTGTGCATGGCCATGGCTGCGGGTGTGGTGCGGTGAAACAAATAAAAAAAGATGTTTTTTCCAATATGAGATTCCGATTATTCTTGCTTGTGAGTGCTGTGGCATTGCTGGCCGCGGGGCTTGTCTCGTGCGACAAGGCCTTCGTGCGCGACGGCGTTAACTATGAGCTCAACAACGAAGGCGCGACGGTGGTCCCGTCCAAGTTGAAACAATATGTGGGCAAAGTGAAGATCCCCGACTCGGTGCTCTACAAGGGCAAGAAATATGCCGTCAATGCCATTGGGGACGATGCCTTCAAAAATTGCAAAATGCTCATCTCGGTCACCATACCCGGCACGGTCAAGACGATAGGCGCTGGCGCGTTCCAGGACTGCAAGGGCCTCAAGGCCATACATTGCCAGAATGCCACGCCCTTGCTCATCGATGCCTCCACGTTCAAGGGCATCTACTACGAGCAAGTCACGCTCTATGTGCCCCTGGCGTCCTCGCCGAGCTACAGCAACGACCCCGAGTGGGGAAAATTCAACATCAGCGAGGAGGGCGAGACTGTGGTCAAAACCCCGATGGGCATGAGACCCGCCGAGGAACTTCCAGGCAAGGGCACTCACTCGTTTTAAGCATAAGCAGCAGGAGAAAAAATCATGATCGACAGCAATCTGTTCAATTCCCACGAGAAGGCGGTGGTGGTGAGCCTGCTCATCGAGATGGCCAATGTCGACGACAATGTGGCCTTTGAGGAGCTTGTGACCACCAACAACATCTTTGCCCGCCTGGGCATCGACCGCGACACCTTTGAAACGGGGCGGGCGCTCGACACAAAATATGCCATCGAGGCGGTGAAGGCGATGACCGACGAGCAGAAGATTGTGCTTGGCAAGCTGCTCGTTGAGGTGATCGATGCCGACGACAAGGTGACTCATGCCGAGCTGGCCTTGCTCAATCATATATGCCGCCAGAGCGGCATCGATGTGATTCTGAACAAAAAAGAGGAAAAATCGCCAACAGAAAAGAGTGAAAAAACGAGGAAATGATGAGCCCTTATTGCTCGACTTTTATTATTTTTGCATATCAATTATAACAGTTTAGTTTAGTCATGGCAGCAATCAAAACAATTGGCATTCTCACCTCGGGCGGCGATGCTCCTGGCATGAATGCAGCAATACGCGCGGTGACCCGTTCGGCCATCTTCAGCGGTTTCAAGGTTAAAGGCAT
This window contains:
- the dnaG gene encoding DNA primase, which produces MISERDIEQVLSRADIVEVVEHCMGRLGRGNKACCPFHNERTPSFHVNPRTQTWHCFGGCPQGDNGGDVINFVMKYKHLSFPEAVKDLAHQYGITIEETHDVKTAQQIQEQQKRESMLAINQWAGVFYAKAIAGDNDKARFALNYAVEKRGWGAEYVSENGIGYADGQRDSLYKAAKTAGQPIELMVELGILRRDEHGEIYDFYRDRLMIPIRDRFRRIIGFTARALGESKAKYINSPTSLVYEKKSTIFGIDNAITTARKEDIFFLVEGAPDVIKLQSVGVTNTVASLGGAWSTAHFEQLKRHANRVCFIPDADPPKRGEKMGAGKRFVCANGMIALRAGLGVTVREIPPLADEKRDPDSFITSAAVLASIEEKDFVVWYGEILFEPAETVEDKSAVVTEIANLLAIIKDDVKVQMLLKQLQKLYPDKALWKSALAAARKANKEQKVSGDKAQMLNKELLAKYGFYESGHCYWSIGKDGEYQWSNFVMEPMFHIKDPLWPKRLYRITNYRNYSEIIELKQEDLCSIQKFKQKVEGLGNFIWLAKEEHLTKLKMYLYEKTETAIEITQLGWQRKGFFAWGNGCFYNGNWYDTDDYGIVRLGKELGNYYLPANSRIYRDETKLFAFERRFVHLALGGISLHDYTEKLIDVFGDNGKVGICFLLATLFRDVVAGYTKSFPILNLFGPVGSGKSELGHSLMSFFIIDNTPPNIQNSTVPALADVIAQCANALVHIDEYKNDIDYLKIEFLKGLWDGSGRSRMNMDRDKKREITSVDCGVILSGQEMPTADIALFTRVIFLTFNQSVFSSEAKRKFEELKDIRKRGLSHITLKILQHRAKFESEFAGNYNTALSDIVENTRHEEVQDRILRNWCVPLAAFRTLAGVLDLPMTYREMLNICVDHVLLQNSECKTSNELASFWNVVAYLLQDGKIFKDSDFKIRYVQRFKCDTTNVIEWAQPKPVLLLRKSRIFMLYKRNGKLVGDNTLPAETLAYYLEKSKAYIGLKRSVRFKNIIDGRQETTIEKDEFGNDKVKATDSVDRAYCFDYAMLRDTYGINLEVVTGGVEEDYEEPRPEPTQGDLFQG
- a CDS encoding helix-turn-helix transcriptional regulator — protein: MIDKIEFYNTPDGSVCCKPEGKPMFVLDESCRKLIEEMIITIKELYPDAFKALSALYSTSERNRLLYEYRIVHRFIRCNFGEYDTLRHDVDAMGGFHIEEVHCPLRGECRLEGCVCRPQLQSTLSPREHEVALLLGKGYDKLEVANKLQISVYTVSRHVANIKARLHFKHTNQIIAHFQNAE
- a CDS encoding helix-turn-helix domain-containing protein — its product is MLKERGLRAKDLLEHLQLQSNGSITSLVKGNPTAERLEKIADFFDVPIDTLFQRAKNYGYNVIGNSNNVASITIGELKGKAQAQDRIIEEKDKRIALLEDMIALLKQQLETSKS
- a CDS encoding PH domain-containing protein is translated as MAYEFTASRVSGDGNAVFPDKLIITDEFVIYRKSRVIGYKETKIRLSSVGSVSVRQHLLFADIIIESKGGNVIVARGFSRGEAREIADLLEE
- the crcB gene encoding fluoride efflux transporter CrcB, producing MLKSLLFIGGGSFVGGCCRYLLSQLVGTRCVHAFPTSTFVVNVLGCFFIGLLFGLLEKYHHVDGRLGLFLLVGFCGGFTTFSTFIQDNYKLIASQQLLMPALYTGLSVVVGYVALYIGLVLAR
- the mltG gene encoding endolytic transglycosylase MltG is translated as MEEKISTRQGASSCRRKGGSGKKTLAAVVAVLVVVAAVALYPYFLAGAPKGGTIYVRPGTSLEALHDSIARHIGEPYAGRVVKLLSWSKARIAERHGAFVVTKGESAARLARQLHGGASSSIRFTFNNLRTKEEWIEKAGSLYECGPEAFRRALNDPKLCAKYGKTPDNIINILIPDTYDFYWDVTPEKMLNRMYDYYNNFWNSDRKAKAQKLGLTPDQVEIIASITEEETVKPDERGKVGRLYINRFKAGMRLQADPTVKYAIGDFSIKRLTDAMLMTKSPYNTYRVNGLPPGPIRLPEKSTIDAILNSKPHSYMYMCARPDFSGYHDFTSNYQEHLSYAHKYQQELNRRNIK
- a CDS encoding leucine-rich repeat protein; this translates as MRFRLFLLVSAVALLAAGLVSCDKAFVRDGVNYELNNEGATVVPSKLKQYVGKVKIPDSVLYKGKKYAVNAIGDDAFKNCKMLISVTIPGTVKTIGAGAFQDCKGLKAIHCQNATPLLIDASTFKGIYYEQVTLYVPLASSPSYSNDPEWGKFNISEEGETVVKTPMGMRPAEELPGKGTHSF
- a CDS encoding TerB family tellurite resistance protein; its protein translation is MIDSNLFNSHEKAVVVSLLIEMANVDDNVAFEELVTTNNIFARLGIDRDTFETGRALDTKYAIEAVKAMTDEQKIVLGKLLVEVIDADDKVTHAELALLNHICRQSGIDVILNKKEEKSPTEKSEKTRK